Part of the Luteitalea sp. genome, CCAGCCAATCTCGCGCGGGCCACGGGCCGCCTCGTGGAAACGTTCCTGCGTGGCTTCGCGGTCATGCGCGAACCTGGTCGACTGGCCGTCGCCGTCCTGCTCTCCGTCTTGTTGTGGGTCTCGATTGCGGCGGGCGCCTGGTTCGTCATGCGCGCGTTTCATTTGACGTTGCCGTATTCCAGTTCGTTCCTCGTGCTTGCATTTCTGGCGGTCGGCGTCCTCCTGCCGACACCGGGAGGGCTTGGCGGTTTCCACGAGGCGTTTCGTTTCAGCGTCCATACGTTCTACGGCGTTGCCAACGACCGCGCCGTGGCGGCCGCTGTCGTGCTGCATGCGCTGTCGTTCGTACCAGTCATTGTCGCAGGTCTGATCTTCATGACGCATGAGGGCTTGACCTTTGGCAAGCTCCAGGACGTCCGCGCAGAGGCCGAGGGAGCGTCGGGGCACCAGCCGGACCAGCCGTCGGCGTCCGACGTGCAAGCCCTGGCGAGCTCCGATGTGGCTCGGGTAGCCATCCCGGCAACGCCGCCGGTGTTGAACGCGGCGAGTGTCAGGCTCGAGCAGGAGGGGCGGGGCGCGTGAAGTGTCCGTACTGCGGACATTTGGGCGACAAGGTCGTGGACTCGCGGGAGGGCCGCGAGGGAGAGGTGATTCGACGCCGGCGGGAGTGTCTCGAGTGCGGCAGACGCTT contains:
- a CDS encoding flippase-like domain-containing protein — encoded protein: MRGSRRTLLIVGLTAILLWWFLRHANLAGVAREMHDAQTLPLLFSLCMTAVTYVLRALRWQYLLAPIGHVRFGPAFRTTVIGFATNALLPGRLGELVRPYLLARRERLSATATLATVLLERVLDVAVVLLLFGVFVTLFDPGLAAVDAATFRAVKTAGLIGGALSMASLGAAFALAGHPEGFGRAAGRLARVLPANLARATGRLVETFLRGFAVMREPGRLAVAVLLSVLLWVSIAAGAWFVMRAFHLTLPYSSSFLVLAFLAVGVLLPTPGGLGGFHEAFRFSVHTFYGVANDRAVAAAVVLHALSFVPVIVAGLIFMTHEGLTFGKLQDVRAEAEGASGHQPDQPSASDVQALASSDVARVAIPATPPVLNAASVRLEQEGRGA